One region of Streptomyces davaonensis JCM 4913 genomic DNA includes:
- a CDS encoding RNA polymerase sigma factor: MSNDETFAAAYREHYWAVSRYVARRLDGRTDEVEEVVAEVFTVAWRRRADLPAAPLPWLYGVARNCLANAVRGQGRRRRLVRRLGNDDAAHSRHIEAGPEADAPGAWVHDALARLSPADREVLRLTAWEELGIEEVAVALGCGTRAASMRLHRARRRLRAEIDRLCPTTPAKEYGHG, encoded by the coding sequence ATGAGCAACGACGAGACTTTCGCCGCTGCCTATCGCGAGCACTACTGGGCGGTCAGCCGCTATGTGGCGCGCCGCCTCGACGGTCGTACGGACGAGGTCGAGGAAGTGGTGGCGGAGGTGTTCACGGTGGCCTGGCGGCGCCGTGCGGATCTGCCGGCGGCCCCGCTGCCCTGGCTGTACGGCGTGGCACGCAACTGCCTGGCGAACGCGGTACGCGGGCAGGGGCGCCGACGGCGACTGGTGCGCAGGCTGGGCAACGACGACGCGGCACACAGCCGGCACATCGAGGCGGGCCCCGAAGCGGACGCCCCCGGCGCCTGGGTGCACGACGCGCTGGCCCGGCTCTCCCCGGCCGACCGGGAGGTCCTGCGGCTGACGGCCTGGGAGGAACTCGGCATCGAGGAGGTGGCCGTCGCCCTCGGCTGCGGCACCCGCGCCGCGTCGATGCGCCTGCACCGTGCCCGGCGCAGGCTGAGAGCCGAGATCGACCGCCTGTGCCCCACGACCCCCGCGAAGGAATACGGCCATGGCTGA
- a CDS encoding CU044_5270 family protein, which produces MADELELLRAANPVPTDGPHYGDGPLDHRAEQRLLRLTRTPAGRRRPRLVWGLAATAVVAALVSALLFSDRTTAPAVAAPRPLVVRADVTPVTLQTLAARAEAAVDGSPALRKGTHAQSWSLGMSEDKPPITLPEERVVRWRADGSHTELVVATDPRHPGRPVLSGDGELVDDGHVLSSRTYPPSWSDAPPQSPPPDDAGRLRAYLREATHSPAEPDTGELLYAVQVLLDTWTLGDRESAALVRLLADTDGLRPAGQVTDRLGRRGQAYVHDRSGTRQMLIMDPATGAVLGLETTFTKADPEYGVKADDVMEYSAWTR; this is translated from the coding sequence ATGGCTGACGAACTCGAACTCCTGCGCGCCGCCAACCCGGTGCCCACCGACGGCCCCCACTACGGCGACGGCCCCCTGGACCACCGAGCCGAGCAGCGACTCCTCCGGCTGACGCGAACCCCGGCCGGCCGACGGCGGCCCCGCCTCGTGTGGGGGCTCGCGGCCACGGCCGTCGTCGCCGCGCTGGTGTCGGCGCTGCTGTTCAGCGACCGCACCACCGCTCCCGCGGTCGCCGCACCCCGCCCGCTTGTGGTGCGGGCCGACGTTACCCCCGTGACCCTTCAGACCCTGGCCGCACGGGCCGAGGCGGCGGTCGACGGGTCGCCGGCGCTCCGGAAAGGCACGCATGCGCAGTCGTGGAGCCTTGGCATGAGCGAGGACAAGCCCCCGATCACGCTCCCCGAGGAACGCGTCGTGCGATGGCGGGCCGACGGCAGCCACACCGAACTCGTCGTGGCCACCGACCCACGGCACCCCGGGCGGCCGGTCCTCAGCGGCGACGGGGAGCTCGTCGACGACGGCCATGTCCTCAGCAGTCGTACCTACCCGCCCAGTTGGAGCGACGCCCCGCCGCAGTCGCCGCCGCCGGACGACGCCGGGCGGCTGCGCGCCTACCTGCGCGAGGCCACGCACAGCCCGGCCGAACCGGACACCGGTGAACTCCTCTACGCCGTCCAGGTGTTGCTGGACACCTGGACCCTCGGCGACCGGGAGTCCGCGGCGCTCGTCCGGCTCCTGGCGGACACCGACGGACTCCGGCCCGCCGGGCAGGTGACGGACCGGCTCGGGCGGCGCGGACAGGCGTACGTCCACGACCGGTCCGGCACCCGGCAGATGCTGATCATGGACCCGGCCACCGGTGCCGTACTGGGCCTTGAGACCACCTTCACCAAGGCGGACCCCGAGTACGGCGTCAAGGCCGATGACGTGATGGAGTACAGCGCCTGGACGCGCTGA